The following are from one region of the Nostoc cf. commune SO-36 genome:
- the bioF gene encoding 8-amino-7-oxononanoate synthase: protein MTDPYAWLEQSLATIHRADWYRSVQPINGRPGATVVLAGQEVINFASNDYLGLAGDQRLIAAAIAAIAEFGTGSTGSRLLSGHRGLHRELEEAIASTKQTEDALVFSSGYLANLGAITALVGKRDLIFSDQYNHSSLKNGAILSGAAFVEYPHCDIAVLKTQLSQQRQNYRRCLILTDSVFSMDGDLCPLPALLDLADEFNCMLLVDEAHATGVLGKTGAGCVEHFGCTGKQLIQVGTLSKALGSLGGYVAASSALIDFLRNRAPTWIYTTGLSPADTAAALAAIKIVQQEPQRRANLWQNVRYLKNLLQQQLPNLKLLPSESPILCFQLPSATDALKAGKQLRNAGIFAPAIRPPTVPTSRIRISLMATHEAVQIEKLVAVLKDIC from the coding sequence ATGACTGATCCTTATGCTTGGCTAGAACAGTCCTTAGCAACAATTCATCGGGCAGACTGGTATCGTTCGGTACAACCTATCAATGGTCGTCCGGGTGCAACGGTGGTTTTAGCTGGGCAAGAGGTAATTAATTTTGCCAGCAATGACTATTTAGGGCTTGCGGGAGATCAGCGATTAATTGCGGCGGCGATCGCTGCGATCGCTGAATTTGGCACTGGTAGCACTGGTTCTAGATTACTCAGTGGGCATCGGGGATTACACAGGGAATTAGAGGAGGCGATCGCATCTACCAAACAAACAGAAGATGCCTTGGTATTTAGTTCCGGGTATCTAGCCAATTTGGGGGCAATTACCGCTCTTGTTGGTAAGCGTGATTTAATTTTCTCTGACCAATACAATCATTCCAGTCTGAAAAATGGGGCGATTCTTAGCGGTGCAGCATTTGTAGAATACCCACACTGTGATATTGCAGTATTAAAAACTCAGTTGAGTCAACAGCGACAAAACTACCGACGCTGTTTGATTCTTACTGATAGCGTCTTCAGCATGGATGGCGATTTATGTCCGTTGCCAGCACTGTTGGATCTCGCTGATGAATTTAACTGTATGCTGCTAGTCGATGAAGCTCATGCCACTGGAGTACTAGGAAAAACTGGCGCTGGATGTGTTGAACATTTTGGATGTACAGGAAAGCAATTAATTCAAGTTGGAACCTTGAGTAAAGCTTTGGGTAGTTTAGGTGGGTATGTGGCAGCAAGTAGCGCTCTAATTGACTTCTTGCGGAACCGCGCACCCACTTGGATTTACACCACTGGGCTTTCACCAGCAGACACAGCCGCAGCCTTAGCAGCAATCAAAATAGTGCAACAAGAACCACAACGCCGTGCTAATTTGTGGCAAAATGTACGTTACTTAAAAAATTTGCTCCAGCAACAGTTACCTAATTTAAAATTACTGCCTTCAGAATCACCTATACTATGTTTTCAATTGCCAAGTGCTACAGATGCCCTCAAAGCTGGAAAACAGCTAAGAAATGCCGGCATTTTTGCCCCAGCAATTCGTCCTCCCACAGTACCCACAAGTCGGATTAGAATATCTTTGATGGCAACTCATGAAGCAGTGCAGATTGAGAAATTAGTAGCAGTGCTGAAAGATATCTGTTAA
- a CDS encoding SWIM zinc finger family protein codes for MSIPGISEAIIRHNSNASSYSRGEEYYRRGAIPSVSFANADLKKRGNLIQAEVEGGEITPYRVSIRFDAGGITSACCTCPYDYDGWCKHIVATLLSCSRQSEIIEERPTLEQLLNRLDILQTQRLLQELVENRPEIIDDIDEFVSLIDLPKPQTKQSSTRQSKIDTSPFRSHVKRILRDGLKELEYGSEEDPFTDDLLAVIEKARELAENGDGNNAIAILETITETYAQEWDELLDYGGDSYSIAEPLDSAWTEAILCAEMSTGEIVDLQLMLESWQDEISADFSMSLEALRQGWDYEPLQEIMQGDDSAELWENERPSYADDLALIRLQILERQNRYTEYLNLALAEEMTLQYLTQLAALGRVEEAMSAAKILMEKAEEGFALAKILREDGYLVEALEICQAGINLTGNCLYEFATWTSDLAQGLEDNATALTASIIAFKIRPSFRDYGKIQDYAGETWLTLKQDLLQTLRDQPDWGIREAQVDIFLHEGLIDDAIKTVERDTYYTSELVHRVMDAAVSHRPNWVIDNARRRAEPIMEQGKADRYDAAVSWLKKVKAAYIQLGQKAEWSAYRSKLEAAHGRKRKLMELFKELNT; via the coding sequence ATGTCGATTCCAGGAATTTCTGAAGCAATAATACGCCATAATTCCAACGCTTCATCATACAGTCGTGGTGAAGAATATTATCGCAGGGGTGCGATACCTTCGGTGAGCTTCGCTAACGCTGATCTCAAAAAACGAGGTAATCTGATTCAAGCAGAGGTAGAAGGTGGCGAAATCACACCATATCGAGTCAGTATTCGTTTTGATGCAGGTGGAATCACCTCAGCTTGTTGTACTTGCCCTTATGATTATGATGGCTGGTGCAAACATATTGTTGCCACCTTATTAAGCTGTTCGCGTCAATCAGAGATCATTGAAGAACGTCCAACGCTAGAACAATTATTAAATCGCCTCGATATCCTTCAAACTCAGCGATTACTGCAAGAACTGGTGGAAAATAGACCGGAAATAATTGATGATATTGATGAGTTTGTCAGTTTGATAGACTTGCCAAAACCGCAAACAAAACAGTCTTCTACCCGTCAAAGCAAAATTGACACATCACCTTTTCGCTCTCATGTCAAGCGGATTTTGCGGGATGGATTGAAAGAATTAGAGTATGGTTCAGAAGAAGACCCATTTACAGATGATTTACTGGCTGTAATTGAGAAAGCGCGGGAGTTAGCAGAAAATGGAGATGGCAATAATGCGATCGCAATTCTCGAAACTATTACCGAAACTTATGCCCAAGAATGGGACGAGTTGCTAGATTACGGTGGAGACAGTTATTCCATTGCAGAACCTCTTGATAGCGCCTGGACAGAAGCAATTTTGTGTGCAGAAATGTCTACAGGAGAAATAGTAGATTTGCAGTTGATGTTGGAATCCTGGCAAGACGAAATCAGTGCAGACTTTAGTATGAGTTTAGAAGCATTGCGTCAAGGTTGGGATTATGAACCACTGCAAGAAATTATGCAAGGAGATGATAGCGCAGAACTTTGGGAAAATGAACGACCAAGCTATGCTGATGATTTAGCATTGATTCGCTTGCAAATTCTTGAACGTCAAAATCGTTACACAGAGTATTTAAATCTAGCTTTAGCAGAAGAAATGACTCTGCAATACCTGACGCAATTAGCAGCTTTGGGAAGAGTAGAAGAAGCCATGTCTGCGGCTAAAATTCTGATGGAAAAAGCAGAAGAGGGTTTTGCCTTGGCAAAAATATTGCGAGAAGATGGGTATTTGGTTGAAGCGTTAGAAATATGCCAAGCAGGTATCAATTTAACAGGTAACTGTTTATATGAATTTGCTACTTGGACAAGTGATTTAGCCCAAGGATTAGAAGATAATGCCACTGCGTTAACTGCCAGCATCATTGCTTTTAAAATCAGACCATCGTTTCGAGACTATGGTAAGATTCAAGACTATGCAGGAGAAACTTGGTTGACACTCAAACAAGATTTACTGCAAACACTACGAGATCAGCCAGATTGGGGAATACGAGAAGCTCAAGTTGATATTTTTCTACATGAGGGATTAATTGATGATGCAATTAAAACAGTAGAGAGAGATACTTACTATACTTCAGAATTGGTTCATCGAGTCATGGATGCAGCAGTTTCCCATCGTCCAAATTGGGTAATTGATAACGCTCGCAGACGGGCAGAACCAATTATGGAACAAGGGAAAGCTGACCGTTATGACGCTGCGGTTAGTTGGCTCAAAAAAGTCAAGGCTGCTTATATTCAACTAGGACAAAAAGCTGAATGGTCTGCTTATCGCTCAAAATTAGAAGCGGCTCATGGACGTAAACGCAAATTAATGGAATTATTTAAAGAACTGAATACATAA